One Solanum pennellii chromosome 9, SPENNV200 DNA segment encodes these proteins:
- the LOC107029456 gene encoding uncharacterized protein LOC107029456, which yields MIQLLFMVLCLEGMVAFLLMVKIGPLRELVMKCLDQVKMRKGTVLTIAGTISAILFSNFISIIKIQNKGAKIGTMTPMDQVLWRTNLLEATLMGFSLFLGFLIDRMHHYLRKLIVLRSSAGSSKKEFERLEKEKLQLKEKADKAAEEIKLSQKQLSSLTETLKKVKLESEEKDKRVETAEAHVAALQKQAADLLLEYDRLLEDNQNLQNQAHGYRS from the exons ATGATTCAGTTGTTGTTTATGGTTCTTTGTTTGGAGGGTATGGTGGCATTTCTTCTAATGGTGAAGATTGGGCCACTGAGGGAACTGGTGATGAAGTGTTTGGATCAGGTGAAAATGAGAAAGGGTACTGTTTTAACTATTGCTGGTACAATATCAGCTATCTTATTTTCCAACTTCATTAGTATTATCAAGATTCAGAATAAGGGGGCTAAGATTGGTACAATGACACCAATGGATCAGGTTTTGTGGAGAACCAACTTGTTAGAGGCTACTCTCATGG GATTTTCTCTGTTTCTCGGATTCTTAATTGATCGTATGCATCATTACCTTCGGAAGCTAATTGTGTTGCGTAGTAGTGCGGGATCTTcaaagaaagaatttgaaagaCTTGAGAAAGAAAAGCTGCAGCTTAAGGAGAAAGCAGATAAAGCTGCTGAGGAAATAAAATTATCGCAGAAACAACTCTCTAGTTTAACGGAGACACTGAAGAAGGTTAAGTTGGAGTCAGAGGAGAAAGACAAACGCGTTGAAACTGCGGAAGCACACGTTGCTGCTCTTCAAAAACAAGCAGCAGACCTTCTTTTAGAATACGACCGTCTATTAGAAGACAATCAAAATCTTCAGAATCAAGCTCATGGTTATCGGAGTTGA
- the LOC107029455 gene encoding putative pentatricopeptide repeat-containing protein At3g25060, mitochondrial: MRLLPHELKPLLLRCKHNALISQIHTLMVVSGLFSNGNSIAQLISSYGKVGDLKSAHKLFDKSPLRRVDSWNAMIIAYSKNEFPVEVVNFYSQMVLEGVKPDSSTFTLVLKACTILQDLEKGEEVWEKVVDCGYENDVFVGSSVLNLYSKCGKMDKAGAVFEKMQRRDVVCWTTMITGFVQSGKGREAVDLYRRMQREGMVGDGVVMLGLIQASANIADTKLGSSVHGCMIRRSLNMDVNVLTSLVDMYAKNGELEIATRVFQKMPFRNTVTWSALISGYAQNGFAVNALQLLIEMQLLGFTPDVASLVSALLACSDVGSLRLGRSIHGYAARKVIIDQVLSTGLIDMYAKCGLISCARAIYDCIISKDLICWNTIIACYGIHGHGKEALTLFQEMKDQIEPDHATFAALLSALSHSGLVEEGRHWFDIMVNEYKIKPSEKHYACSVDLLARAGEVEEAKDLITSMETKPGLAVWVALLSGCHKHKKFSIGELAANRVLELIPENTGTFVLVANFFAAAKMWDKAAAVRKLMKETGMTKVPGYSAVEVNGRLHAFLMDDTSHPQYEQIMGLLCNLENEMKAMGYVPKTDFVLQNLEEDVKVKMLGIHSERLAIAFGLLNTAPGTRLLITKNLRVCGDCHEVTKFISVIVKREIIVRDVKRFHHFKDGTCSCGDYW, from the coding sequence ATGCGCTTGTTACCACATGAACTCAAACCTCTCCTATTGAGATGTAAACATAATGCACTGATTTCTCAAATTCACACTCTTATGGTAGTATCTGGGCTATTTTCCAATGGAAACTCCATTGCCCaattaatttcatcatatgGCAAAGTGGGTGATCTCAAATCTGCCCACAAATTGTTTGATAAAAGTCCCCTGAGGAGAGTAGATTCTTGGAATGCTATGATCATTGCCTATTCAAAAAATGAGTTCCCTGTTGAGGTTGTAAATTTTTATAGTCAAATGGTTCTTGAAGGTGTCAAACCTGATAGCTCAACTTTTACTCTGGTACTTAAGGCGTGTACGATATTGCAGGATTTGGAGAAGGGTGAAGAGGTTTGGGAGAAGGTGGTTGATTGTGGGTATGAAAATGATGTCTTTGTTGGGTCCTCTGTTTTGAACCTGTATTCGAAATGTGGGAAGATGGATAAAGCAGGAGCTGTATTTGAGAAAATGCAGAGGAGGGATGTTGTTTGTTGGACTACGATGATAACGGGTTTTGTACAGAGTGGAAAAGGGAGAGAGGCTGTGGATTTGTATAGGAGGATGCAAAGGGAAGGTATGGTAGGTGATGGTGTTGTTATGTTGGGTTTGATACAGGCTTCTGCTAATATTGCAGACACGAAATTGGGTTCTTCAGTTCATGGTTGTATGATCCGCCGATCCCTTAATATGGATGTCAATGTACTGACTAGCCTTGTTGATATGTATGCTAAGAATGGAGAGTTGGAGATAGCTACTCGTGTATTTCAGAAAATGCCTTTTAGGAATACTGTTACTTGGAGTGCTTTGATTTCTGGCTATGCTCAAAATGGCTTTGCTGTTAATGCTCTTCAACTGCTGATAGAGATGCAGCTGCTAGGATTCACACCTGATGTAGCTTCACTTGTAAGTGCACTTCTAGCATGTTCTGACGTTGGCTCTTTGAGATTGGGTAGATCAATTCATGGCTATGCTGCCAGGAAAGTCATTATAGATCAAGTTTTAAGTACTGGATTGATTGACATGTATGCTAAATGTGGGCTCATTTCTTGTGCCCGTGCCATTTACGACTGCATCATTTCTAAGGACTTGATATGTTGGAATACGATTATAGCATGCTATGGGATCCATGGGCATGGAAAAGAGGCACTTACCCTTTTCCAGGAGATGAAGGATCAGATAGAACCAGATCATGCAACTTTTGCTGCTCTTCTTTCAGCTTTAAGTCACTCGGGATTAGTGGAGGAAGGCCGTCATTGGTTTGATATCATGGTTAATGAATACAAGATTAAACCTTCTGAGAAGcattatgcttgttcagttgaTCTTTTGGCTCGAGCTGGTGAAGTTGAAGAAGCTAAAGATCTCATCACTTCTATGGAAACTAAACCTGGGCTTGCTGTTTGGGTTGCCCTTCTATCTGGTTGCCACAAACATAAGAAATTTTCCATTGGAGAATTGGCAGCAAACAGGGTACTTGAATTGATTCCCGAGAACACGGGTACTTTCGTATTAGTAGCAAATTTCTTTGCAGCAGCAAAAATGTGGGATAAAGCAGCTGCAGTGAGGAAGCTTATGAAAGAGACAGGGATGACAAAAGTTCCTGGCTACAGCGCTGTAGAGGTAAACGGGAGACTCCATGCTTTTCTTATGGATGATACAAGTCACCCTCAATATGAACAGATAATGGGACTTCTATGCAATCTGGAAAATGAGATGAAAGCTATGGGCTATGTCCCAAAGACCGACTTTGTGCTGCAGAATCTTGAAGAAGATGTCAAAGTGAAAATGTTGGGTATTCATAGTGAGAGACTTGCCATTGCTTTTGGGCTTTTAAACACCGCACCCGGAACCAGATTACTTATCACAAAGAATCTGAGGGTCTGCGGTGACTGCCATGAAGTAACAAAGTTTATCTCTGTTATAGTAAAAAGAGAGATTATTGTAAGGGATGTTAAGCGATTTCATCACTTTAAGGATGGAACATGTTCCTGTGGTGACTACTGGTGA